The Microbacterium sp. LWO12-1.2 genome includes a window with the following:
- the rplF gene encoding 50S ribosomal protein L6, with translation MSRIGRLPIDVPAGVTVSVDGREVAVKGPKGELTLTVASPIEVAVEENQVLVSRPDDERASRSLHGLTRTLINNNIIGVTQGYTKGLEVVGTGYRVAQKGSSVEFALGFSHPVLIDPPAGITLTVEGNNKLTVSGIDKQAVGEAAANIRKIRKPEPYKGKGVRYAGENVRRKAGKSGK, from the coding sequence ATGTCGCGTATTGGACGACTTCCCATCGACGTGCCTGCGGGCGTCACCGTTTCGGTTGACGGCCGTGAGGTCGCGGTGAAGGGCCCCAAGGGTGAACTCACCCTCACGGTGGCCAGCCCCATCGAGGTCGCGGTCGAGGAGAACCAGGTTCTGGTCTCCCGCCCCGACGACGAGCGCGCGTCGCGGTCGCTTCACGGCCTGACCCGCACGCTCATCAACAACAACATCATCGGCGTGACCCAGGGCTACACCAAGGGTCTCGAGGTCGTCGGAACCGGTTACCGCGTCGCTCAGAAGGGCAGCTCGGTCGAGTTCGCACTCGGCTTCTCGCACCCGGTCCTGATCGACCCGCCCGCCGGGATCACGCTCACGGTCGAGGGCAACAACAAGCTCACCGTCAGCGGAATCGACAAGCAGGCTGTCGGCGAGGCAGCTGCCAACATCCGCAAGATCCGCAAGCCTGAGCCGTACAAGGGCAAGGGTGTGCGCTACGCCGGCGAGAACGTGCGTCGCAAGGCCGGAAAGAGTGGTAAGTAA
- the rpsQ gene encoding 30S ribosomal protein S17, with the protein MATKKEAAVEVEHAAHDVRDADARGYRKARRGYVVSDKMDKTIVVEVEDRVKHPLYGKVIRRTSKVKAHDEANSAGIGDLVLINETRPLSATKRWRLVEILEKAK; encoded by the coding sequence ATGGCCACCAAGAAGGAAGCAGCCGTCGAGGTTGAGCACGCCGCTCACGACGTCCGCGATGCGGATGCCCGTGGGTACCGCAAGGCGCGTCGTGGCTACGTCGTCAGCGACAAGATGGACAAGACCATCGTGGTCGAGGTCGAGGACCGCGTGAAGCACCCGCTTTACGGCAAGGTCATCCGCCGCACCTCGAAGGTCAAGGCGCACGATGAGGCGAACTCTGCCGGCATCGGCGACCTGGTCCTCATCAACGAGACCCGCCCGCTGAGCGCCACGAAGCGCTGGCGTCTGGTGGAGATTCTGGAGAAGGCCAAGTGA
- the rplO gene encoding 50S ribosomal protein L15: protein MAEKNDAVEAEKAPKKAAAPKAAAEKKPAAKKAPAKAAASDAKAEAPAKKPAAKKAAPKKDAPASRPGVLKVHHLRPVPGANTAKTRVGRGEGSKGKTAGRGTKGTKARNTVRVGFEGGQMPLHMRTPKLRGFKNPFRVEYQVVNLEKLAELYPKGGDVTISDLVAKGAVRKNEKVKVLGNGDIAVKLTVSVDKVSGSAEQKIVAAGGSVK, encoded by the coding sequence ATGGCTGAGAAGAACGACGCCGTCGAGGCCGAGAAGGCCCCGAAGAAGGCTGCCGCTCCCAAGGCTGCCGCCGAGAAGAAGCCCGCAGCGAAGAAGGCACCGGCCAAGGCCGCCGCCTCCGACGCCAAGGCTGAGGCTCCGGCCAAGAAGCCCGCTGCCAAGAAGGCTGCGCCGAAGAAGGATGCTCCGGCGTCCCGCCCCGGCGTGCTGAAGGTGCACCACCTGCGTCCGGTCCCCGGCGCCAACACCGCGAAGACCCGTGTCGGTCGTGGTGAGGGCTCCAAGGGTAAGACCGCTGGTCGTGGTACCAAGGGCACCAAGGCTCGCAACACCGTTCGCGTCGGCTTCGAGGGTGGGCAGATGCCTCTGCACATGCGCACCCCGAAGCTGCGCGGGTTCAAGAACCCGTTCCGCGTGGAGTACCAGGTCGTGAACCTGGAGAAGCTCGCGGAGCTGTACCCGAAGGGTGGCGACGTCACCATCAGCGACCTCGTCGCCAAGGGTGCCGTTCGCAAGAACGAGAAGGTCAAGGTTCTCGGAAACGGCGACATCGCCGTGAAGCTCACTGTTTCGGTCGACAAGGTCTCGGGTTCTGCCGAGCAGAAGATCGTGGCCGCGGGCGGATCCGTCAAGTAA
- the rplN gene encoding 50S ribosomal protein L14, with amino-acid sequence MIQQESRLKVADNTGAKELLTIRVLGGSKRRYAGLGDTIVATVKDAIPGGNVKKGDVVKAVIVRTKKEVRRPDGSYIKFDENAAVILKNDGEPRGTRIFGPVGRELRDKKFMKIVSLAPEVI; translated from the coding sequence GTGATTCAGCAGGAATCCCGACTCAAGGTCGCCGACAACACCGGTGCCAAGGAGCTGCTCACCATCCGTGTGCTCGGTGGCTCCAAGCGTCGTTACGCCGGCCTGGGCGACACCATCGTCGCGACCGTCAAGGACGCGATCCCCGGTGGAAACGTCAAGAAGGGCGACGTCGTCAAGGCGGTCATCGTCCGCACCAAGAAGGAGGTCCGTCGTCCGGACGGCTCCTACATCAAGTTCGACGAGAACGCCGCAGTGATCCTGAAGAACGACGGGGAGCCCCGCGGCACCCGTATCTTCGGACCGGTCGGTCGTGAGCTTCGTGACAAGAAGTTCATGAAGATCGTGTCGCTGGCGCCGGAGGTCATCTAA
- the rpmD gene encoding 50S ribosomal protein L30 — MASRLKVTQVKSKVSEKQNQRDTLRSLGLKRIGDSTVRPDDAQTRGYVKTVAHLVKVEEID; from the coding sequence ATGGCTTCGCGCCTCAAGGTCACGCAGGTCAAGTCCAAGGTGAGTGAGAAGCAGAACCAGCGTGACACGCTGCGCAGCCTCGGTCTCAAGCGAATCGGCGACAGCACCGTTCGCCCCGACGACGCGCAGACGCGCGGTTACGTCAAGACCGTCGCCCACCTCGTCAAGGTTGAGGAGATCGACTAA
- the rplE gene encoding 50S ribosomal protein L5, protein MASTDAAVAGKIQPRLKAKYNAEIKKAMQEEFGYANVMQIPGLVKVVVNTGVGEAARDSKVIDGAVDDLTKITGQKPIVTKARKSIAQFKLREGQAIGAHVTLRGDRAWEFVDRLVSLALPRIRDFRGLSGKQFDGNGNYTFGLQEQSVFHEIDQDRIDRVRGFDITVVTTAKTDDEGRALLRHLGFPFRSEDAQA, encoded by the coding sequence ATGGCAAGCACCGATGCCGCGGTGGCTGGCAAGATCCAGCCCCGCCTGAAGGCGAAGTACAACGCCGAGATCAAGAAGGCGATGCAGGAAGAGTTCGGCTACGCGAACGTCATGCAGATCCCCGGACTGGTCAAGGTCGTCGTGAACACCGGTGTCGGCGAGGCAGCTCGCGACAGCAAGGTGATCGATGGCGCGGTCGACGACCTCACCAAGATCACCGGCCAGAAGCCGATCGTCACGAAGGCTCGCAAGTCCATCGCGCAGTTCAAGCTGCGCGAGGGTCAGGCCATCGGCGCGCACGTCACCCTCCGTGGTGACCGCGCGTGGGAGTTCGTCGACCGCCTCGTCTCGCTCGCACTGCCCCGTATCCGCGACTTCCGCGGCCTCTCGGGCAAGCAGTTCGACGGCAACGGCAACTACACCTTCGGTCTCCAGGAGCAGAGCGTGTTCCACGAGATCGATCAGGACCGCATCGACCGGGTTCGCGGCTTCGACATCACCGTCGTCACCACCGCGAAGACGGATGACGAGGGTCGGGCACTTCTCCGTCACCTCGGCTTCCCGTTCCGCTCGGAAGACGCACAGGCGTGA
- the rpsE gene encoding 30S ribosomal protein S5, translated as MSDNKENEVTETAAAAPETAAVVSETAAGTTQAEPAREGRRGGGRDRNQGGGRDRNSRDRGDNQFLERVVTINRVSKVVKGGRRFSFTALVVVGDGNGLVGVGYGKAREVPLAISKGVEEAKRNFFRVPRVGSTIPHPVQGEAAAGVVLLRPAAGGTGVIAGGPVRAVLECAGIHDVLSKSLGSSNTINIVHATVAALKQLEEPRAVAARRGLEFDQVAPARLVRAEAEAIAAQKVGA; from the coding sequence GTGAGTGACAACAAGGAGAACGAAGTGACCGAAACGGCTGCTGCCGCTCCTGAGACGGCCGCGGTCGTCTCTGAGACGGCCGCCGGTACGACCCAGGCCGAGCCGGCTCGCGAGGGCCGCCGTGGCGGCGGTCGCGATCGCAACCAGGGTGGCGGCCGTGACCGCAACTCGCGCGACCGTGGGGACAACCAGTTCCTCGAGCGCGTGGTCACCATCAACCGTGTCTCGAAGGTCGTGAAGGGTGGACGTCGCTTCAGCTTCACCGCCCTCGTGGTCGTCGGTGACGGCAACGGTCTGGTCGGCGTCGGATACGGCAAGGCTCGTGAGGTTCCCCTCGCGATCTCGAAGGGTGTCGAAGAGGCCAAGCGCAACTTCTTCCGCGTTCCGCGCGTCGGCAGCACGATCCCGCACCCGGTGCAGGGTGAAGCGGCCGCCGGTGTGGTTCTGCTCCGTCCGGCCGCGGGTGGTACCGGTGTTATCGCCGGTGGTCCCGTCCGCGCCGTGCTCGAGTGCGCCGGTATCCACGACGTCCTGTCGAAGTCCCTCGGCTCGTCGAACACGATCAACATCGTGCACGCGACCGTCGCTGCCCTGAAGCAGCTCGAGGAGCCCCGTGCGGTCGCCGCACGTCGTGGCCTCGAGTTCGACCAGGTGGCTCCGGCGCGTCTCGTCCGCGCGGAGGCCGAGGCCATCGCCGCACAGAAGGTAGGTGCCTGA
- the rplR gene encoding 50S ribosomal protein L18, producing the protein MALKSKSDARARRHARLRKKVVGTEVRPRLVVNRSARHVFVQLVDDSKGHTVASASTLETDLRSLEGDKTAKARKVGELLAERAKAAGVSEAVFDRGGNRYAGRVAAIADGAREGGLAL; encoded by the coding sequence ATGGCTCTCAAGTCAAAGTCTGACGCCCGCGCGCGTCGTCACGCCCGCCTTCGCAAGAAGGTCGTCGGCACCGAGGTGCGTCCGCGCCTCGTCGTCAACCGTTCGGCTCGCCACGTCTTCGTGCAGCTCGTCGACGACAGCAAGGGTCACACCGTCGCGTCGGCTTCGACGCTCGAGACCGACCTGCGCTCGCTCGAGGGTGACAAGACCGCCAAGGCCCGCAAGGTCGGCGAGCTTCTCGCCGAGCGCGCGAAGGCTGCCGGCGTTTCCGAGGCAGTGTTCGACCGTGGCGGCAACCGCTACGCCGGTCGTGTCGCAGCCATCGCCGATGGCGCCCGCGAAGGGGGGCTGGCACTGTGA
- the secY gene encoding preprotein translocase subunit SecY produces the protein MFSAIARIFRTPDLRRKIGFTLAIVAIYRLGSNVPAPFVHFPNVEECLAQNAGTDGLLGLVNLFSGGALLQLSIFALGVMPYITATIITQLLRVVIPHFEALHKEGQAGQARLTQYTRYLTIALALLQSTTLVTVARSGQLFGTTDVAACQNLLTNDVWWAQLLIIMAMTAGTGLIMWFAELVTERGIGNGMSLLIFTSISATFPGAMWMIWESKGFEVFLLVLLVGIIVMGLVVFVEQSQRRIPVQYAKRMVGRRTYGGTNTYIPIKVNMAGVIPVIFASSLLYIPALIAQFNTPQDGSTPPAWVSWISANFTTGNHPVYMAVYFLLIIGFTYFYVAITFNPVEVADNMKKYGGFIPGIRAGRPTAEYLDYVLTRITLPGSIYLGLIALIPLIALATVGANQNFPFGGASILIIVGVGLETVKQIDAQLQQRHYEGLLR, from the coding sequence TTGTTTAGCGCCATCGCGCGGATCTTCCGCACGCCCGACCTGCGTCGGAAGATCGGTTTCACTCTGGCGATCGTCGCCATCTACCGGCTCGGTTCCAATGTCCCGGCTCCGTTCGTGCATTTCCCGAACGTCGAGGAGTGCCTCGCTCAGAATGCGGGCACCGACGGACTGCTCGGTCTGGTCAACCTCTTCTCCGGCGGTGCGCTCCTGCAGCTGTCGATCTTCGCGCTCGGCGTCATGCCGTACATCACCGCGACGATCATCACGCAGCTTCTGCGCGTCGTCATCCCGCACTTCGAGGCGCTGCACAAGGAAGGGCAGGCCGGTCAGGCCCGCCTCACCCAGTACACGCGGTACCTCACGATCGCCCTCGCGCTGCTGCAGTCGACCACGCTGGTCACGGTCGCCCGCAGCGGCCAGCTGTTCGGCACGACGGATGTCGCGGCCTGCCAGAACCTGCTGACGAATGACGTGTGGTGGGCGCAGCTGCTCATCATCATGGCGATGACCGCCGGTACCGGCCTCATCATGTGGTTCGCTGAGCTCGTTACCGAGCGCGGCATCGGCAACGGCATGTCCCTGCTGATCTTCACCTCGATCTCCGCCACGTTCCCCGGAGCGATGTGGATGATCTGGGAGAGCAAGGGCTTCGAGGTCTTCCTGCTCGTGCTGCTGGTCGGCATCATCGTGATGGGGCTCGTCGTGTTCGTCGAGCAGTCCCAGCGACGCATCCCGGTGCAGTACGCCAAGCGCATGGTCGGACGCCGGACATACGGCGGAACGAACACCTACATCCCGATCAAGGTGAACATGGCGGGTGTGATCCCCGTGATCTTCGCGTCGTCGCTGCTGTACATCCCGGCGCTGATCGCTCAGTTCAACACCCCGCAGGACGGCTCGACGCCGCCGGCATGGGTCTCCTGGATCAGCGCGAACTTCACCACGGGAAACCACCCGGTCTACATGGCCGTGTACTTCCTGCTCATCATCGGCTTCACGTACTTCTATGTCGCGATCACGTTCAACCCGGTCGAGGTCGCCGACAACATGAAGAAGTACGGCGGCTTCATCCCGGGCATCCGTGCCGGACGCCCGACCGCCGAGTACCTCGACTACGTGCTCACACGTATCACGCTCCCCGGTTCCATCTACCTGGGTCTCATCGCGCTGATTCCGCTCATCGCTCTCGCCACCGTCGGCGCCAACCAGAACTTCCCGTTCGGTGGCGCCTCGATCCTGATCATCGTGGGTGTGGGTCTCGAGACGGTCAAGCAGATCGACGCGCAGCTGCAGCAGCGCCACTACGAAGGGCTTCTTCGATGA
- the rplX gene encoding 50S ribosomal protein L24, producing the protein MAKIKKGDLVQVITGAKQERGGDRGKQGKVLEILSERNRIIVEGVNYVTKHTRVGQTQRGTKTGGLETVEAPIHISNVALVDPSTKKPTKVGHRVEEQVKDGVKRNVRVRFAKKSGKDL; encoded by the coding sequence ATGGCGAAGATCAAGAAGGGTGACCTGGTTCAGGTCATCACCGGAGCCAAGCAGGAGCGCGGCGGAGACCGCGGCAAGCAGGGCAAGGTCCTCGAGATCCTGTCCGAGCGCAACCGCATCATCGTCGAGGGCGTGAACTACGTCACCAAGCACACGCGCGTCGGTCAGACGCAGCGTGGCACCAAGACGGGTGGCCTCGAGACTGTCGAGGCCCCCATCCACATCTCGAACGTCGCACTCGTCGACCCTTCGACCAAGAAGCCGACCAAGGTCGGCCACCGGGTCGAGGAGCAGGTGAAGGACGGCGTCAAGCGCAACGTCCGCGTGCGTTTCGCGAAGAAGTCAGGTAAGGACCTCTGA
- the rpsH gene encoding 30S ribosomal protein S8, whose product MTMTDPVADLLTRLRNANSAHHDSVTLPSSKLKTNIAAILQQEGYIAGWETSDARVGKNLTLTLKYGPNRERSIAGIKRVSKPGLRVYAKSTELPTVLGGLGVAILSTSSGLLTDRQAEQKGVGGEVLAYVW is encoded by the coding sequence ATGACAATGACAGACCCGGTCGCAGATCTGCTGACCCGTCTGCGTAACGCGAACTCGGCGCACCACGATTCCGTGACCCTGCCGTCGAGCAAGCTGAAGACGAACATCGCCGCCATCCTCCAGCAGGAGGGCTACATCGCCGGCTGGGAGACCTCTGACGCTCGCGTCGGAAAGAACCTGACGCTGACGCTGAAGTACGGCCCGAACCGTGAGCGGTCGATCGCAGGCATCAAGCGTGTCTCGAAGCCCGGCCTCCGCGTGTACGCGAAGTCCACGGAGCTCCCCACGGTCCTCGGCGGCCTCGGCGTGGCCATCCTGTCCACCTCCTCCGGTCTTCTCACCGACCGTCAGGCAGAGCAGAAGGGCGTGGGCGGAGAAGTTCTCGCCTACGTGTGGTAA